From Oryza sativa Japonica Group chromosome 4, ASM3414082v1, one genomic window encodes:
- the LOC4336881 gene encoding uncharacterized protein, whose amino-acid sequence MGQAWASLQDKLQGRQWKEKQVRKITDKVFDRLTEDTKKREQEALTFEEVYIAVLCVYNDINKYLPGPHYDPPSKEKLKAMMNEYDINLDGLLDREEFAEFIRKLTAESLCAISFKLLVTLVAAPALALATKRATEGVPGVGRVVRKVPNSIYASVITLGVVMAQKSTEGVE is encoded by the exons atggGGCAAGCCTGGGCGTCTCTCCAGGATAAACTCCAAG GGAGGCAATGGAAGGAGAAGCAGGTGAGGAAGATCACggacaaggtgttcgaccgccTCACCGAGGACACCAAGAAGCGCGAGCAGGAGGCCCTCACCTTCGAGGAGGTCTACATCGCCGTCCTCTGCGTCTACAA CGACATCAACAAGTACTTACCAGGGCCGCACTATGATCCGCCCTCCAAGGAGAAGCTCAAGGCCATGATGAAT GAGTACGACATCAACCTGGACGGGCTCCTGGACCGGGAGGAGTTCGCGGAGTTCATCCGGAAGCTGACGGCGGAGTCGCTGTGCGCGATCAGCTTCAAGCTGCTGGTGAcgctggtggcggcgccggcgctggcgcTGGCGACCAAGAGGGCGACGGAGGGCGTGCCCGGCGTCGGCAGGGTGGTGCGCAAGGTGCCCAACTCCATCTACGCCTCCGTCATCACCCTCGGCGTCGTCATGGCCCAGAAATCCACCGAGGGCGTCGAGTAG
- the LOC4336882 gene encoding uncharacterized protein — MMAQFFCRMWDRAQGKLYVVRICDKVFTELSDKNTQLLDISSLHVATLMVYNSINKQLAGPHKDPPCMNVVAKQMEQYKKETPEGITLEEFRRLIMEWVRKDLRLVLANKAAVAIMAAPLLAVTTKSAGRQVPRVGPAVEKVPTPLLFTVFSVGLMFLQDIRAGKQ, encoded by the exons ATGATGGCTCAGTTCTTCTGCCGTATGTGGGACAGAGCACAAG GCAAGCTGTATGTGGTGAGGATTTGCGACAAGGTGTTCACCGAGCTGTCCGACAAGAACACGCAGCTCCTGGACATCAGCTCCCTCCATGTTGCCACCCTCATGGTTTACAA CTCGATTAACAAGCAGTTAGCTGGTCCACATAAGGATCCTCCATGCATGAATGTTGTCGCCAAGCAGATGGAG CAATACAAGAAGGAAACTCCCGAGGGGATAACACTGGAAGAGTTCCGGAGGCTGATCATGGAGTGGGTCCGCAAGGACCTGCGGCTCGTCCTGGCGAacaaggcggcggtggcgatcatggcggcgccgctgctcgccgtcaCGACCAAGAGCGCCGGCAGGCAGGTGCCGAGGGTCGGGCCCGCCGTGGAGAAGGTGCCCACGCCGCTGCTCTTCACCGTCTTCTCCGTCGGCCTCATGTTCCTGCAGGACATCCGGGCGGGCAAGCAGTGA
- the LOC107277058 gene encoding uncharacterized protein, with amino-acid sequence MMPLKKKMDPSASNSISAPPSEEMGEPEKMDEMEQVSSDLKSLKTLYGLLHRGPTDETLDETSRAFMTKMLDDITRQTLLRQAKMLSPVLERKLSIQSDHRRTRDDAVPVPVPVPVVKPIASFSPSLHASEKSSRLRTQGATRRRDGRHGQDNYRLLARVASNRSARTTVPPPAPRHRQSPERRLDRLASRRSSRAVTPRRGTVDGGNPLSDMRCPRRGDDSSMERGGGSSSSSRSLSREPSSAVQERGRGLHRGASPAAAPRVGAEGGSSTRRLGRLDSGLSVNLVPPPLARRHGSQRGGRGAATTTKLSSSTDVAATIRSSIRPSSREFMERSPRRAGEAENDRKEGADAASVSKGRPSRGELSSMERGSSSGRSLSREPSSAVQERGRGLHRGASPPAAVRVGAEGSSTRRLERLDSGLSASMVSRRGTPRAGRGASTPKLSSSTDAAAMTRSRIRPNRDLTERSLRRAGEADEDESLRRCRGKGKGKEKGDDDAASVSMGRPSRPPRRALNRINSSSTYSSSSCPPEPTSSTSGSTSSWVPPRDNASSWAPPPPRGNPPSWVPLPPPPGGNAPSWVPPPPQPRGIAPPEYGFQVSGASRVSRHLRRQERLERRVERMRRFKEKLGTVFHHHHFGPSGSNEGAPPLFSRDVHDNGYHRPSPWKVLGGVLHRTTRRGEKNNEGAPPLFSRDVHGNGHHRPSPWKALGGVLHRATRRGEKKTRSVPADHRGGVGGGGGVGHALLHMWNKRRAMAKQRGGVGRALFQMWGKRRAAAKQRGGGVRRALFQMWVQRRATTAKRRGGGGVAHALFHMWGKRRATASAGMCGTGSRWKAKKLHWWQRVRPRHRSGHGKAFR; translated from the exons ATGATGCcgctgaagaagaagatggatcCATCGGCGTCGAATTCGATCTCCG CACCTCCCTCTGAAGAAATGGGAGAGCCAGAGAAAATGGATGAGATGGAGCAAGTTTCGTCTGATCTAAAGTCGTTGAAGACGCTATATGGGCTGCTTCACAGGGGTCCGACGGATGAAACT TTGGATGAAACATCAAGAGCCTTCATGACGAAGATGTTAGATGACATTACTCGTCAGACACTCCTCAGGCAGGCAAAG ATGCTGTCTCCTGTGCTGGAGAGGAAGCTATCTATCCAGTCCGATCATCGCCGGACGCGCGACGACGCcgtgccggtgccggtgccggtgccggtCGTGAAGCCGATAGCCTCGTTCAGCCCCAGCCTCCATGCCAGTGAGAAATCAAGCCGGCTGAGGACGCAAGGCGCGACGAGAAGGCGAGACGGTCGCCATGGCCAGGACAACTACCGTCTCCTTGCTCGCGTCGCCTCGAACCGCTCGGCAAGAACCacagtgccgccgccggcgccgcgccaccgtcAGAGTCCGGAGCGACGCCTTGACCGCCTCGCCTCGCGCCGTTCGTCCAGAGCCGTGACGCCGCGGCGCGGCACGGTGGACGGTGGGAATCCGCTCTCCGACATGAGGTGTCCGCGCCGTGGCGACGACTCGTCgatggagcgcggcggcggcagcagcagcagcagccgctccctctcccgcgAACCGTCGTCAGCTGTGCAGGAGCGGGGACGGGGGCTGCATCGcggcgcctcgccggcggcggcaccgcgCGTGGGAGCGGAGGGCGGCTCCTCGACGCGCCGTCTCGGGAGGCTGGACTCCGGATTGTCCGTAAACTTGGTGCCGCCGCCACTGGCGCGGCGACATGGCTCTCAGCGAGGCGGACGCGGCGCGGCAACAACGACGAAGCTGTCCTCGTCGACGGACGTGGCTGCCACGATACGCAGCAGCATCAGGCCGAGCTCCCGAGAATTCATGGAGCGCTCCCCGCGTCGAGCTGGTGAAGCTGAAAACGATAGGAAGGAAGGTGCCGATGCTGCCAGCGTCAGCAAGGGCCGGCCAAGCCGTGGCGAACTCTCATCGATGGAGCGCGGAAGCAGCAGTGGCCGATCACTCTCCCGCGAACCGTCGTCAGCTGTGCAGGAGCGTGGACGGGGGCTGCATCgcggcgcctcgccgccggccgcagtGCGCGTGGGAGCGGAGGGCTCCTCGACGCGCCGCCTCGAGAGGCTGGACTCCGGGTTGTCTGCGAGCATGGTGTCGCGCCGTGGCACTCCGCGAGCCGGACGCGGCGCGTCAACGCCGAAGCTATCCTCGTCGACCGACGCGGCTGCCATGACACGCAGCCGCATCAGGCCGAACCGTGACCTCACGGAGCGCTCGCTACGCCGAGCTGGTGAAGCTGATGAAGACGAGAGCCTGCGGCGGTGccgggggaaggggaaggggaaggagaagggcGATGATGATGCTGCCAGCGTCAGCATGGGCCGGCCaagccggccgccgcggcgagctctGAACCGGATCAACTCCAGTAGCACGTACAGTAGCAGCAGCTGCCCACCAGAGCCGACTTCGAGCACTTCAGGTTCCACTTCGTCGTGGGTGCCACCGCGAGACAATGCATCGTCGtgggcgccaccgccaccgcgaggCAATCCGCCGTCTTGGGTgccactgccaccgccaccggggGGCAATGCGCCGTCGTGggtgccaccgccaccgcaacCGCGGGGCATTGCGCCGCCGGAGTACGGGTTTCAAGTGTCAGGCGCGTCGAGGGTCAGTCGCCACCTTCGCCGGCAGGAGCGCCTGGAGAGGAGAGTGGAGCGGATGAGGAGGTTCAAGGAGAAGCTCGGCACGGtgttccaccaccaccacttcgGTCCCTCGGGCAGCAACGAGGGGGCGCCCCCGCTGTTCAGCCGTGACGTCCACGACAACGGTTATCACCGCCCGTCGCCGTGGAAGGTTCTCGGCGGTGTCCTCCACCGCACGACACGCCGTGGGGAGAAGAACAACGAGGGGGCGCCCCCGCTGTTCAGCCGTGACGTCCACGGCAACGGACATCACCGCCCGTCGCCGTGGAAGGCTCTCGGCGGTGTCCTCCATCGTGCGACACGCCGTGGGGAGAAGAAGACCAGGAGCGTGCCGGCAGATCatcgtggcggcgtcggcggcggcggtggcgtcgggcaCGCGCTGTTACACATGTGGAACAAACGGCGGGCGATGGCGAAGCAACGTGGCGGCGTCGGGCGCGCGCTGTTCCAAATGTGGGgcaagcggcgggcggcggcgaagcagcgtggcggcggcgtcaggcGCGCGCTTTTCCAAATGTGGGTCCAAcggcgggcgacgacggcgaagcggcgtggtggcggcggcgtcgcgcacGCGCTGTTCCACATGTGGGGGAAACGGCGGGCTACCGCAAGCGCTGGGATGTGCGGTACGGGAAGCCGGTGGAAGGCCAAGAAGTTGCACTGGTGGCAGCGGGTGAGGCCGCGGCACCGTTCTGGACATGGAAAGGCATTTCGGTAA